The DNA sequence gacgttcgtttgatggttttggacgtcgggattaCAAGGTTCaaaggtggccggttttgggtgaaatttcccgacgtgatttcgaaggatttggaagtttttaaaggtatagtcttcttcctctcgtaatttgtgaagttttggtgaaaatttcatggaaaatggttgagaatcaaGTGAAAAAGGGCTATTGCAGGTTTGCCCAGTTTCCGGCACCGGCGAGTTTTTCCGGCGACTGGAGGTAGGGGATGACgcacgtgggggcgcgtggacccATGCCTAACCTGGCGCGTGGCAAGTCTAAAtgtttttctaaaaatacctcgacgttcgtgacgtcgagtaggtcactttggtatattcatatacccaaattgagcatcgtatgagaagttattacgtattgtcggttatgtgctttaaataacgtttttatagttgtttcacatataggtgatagctatcccgaggacgagcgcattcaaggatgtcacgggggttacgacccttcgacttaccagtgagtgtgcaatattttctgtatttacctatatactattgatttttcccataaattgaatttaaatgaaagtgtgttttaaaatgtcatgcatgcatattatatgaaatatatgaattattatttgatgcatatatgtgaattggtgttgtggacgcacatgtgagtatcatgtgagttttatgttattcatatggtttattgatgatgtgaattgtattgaaagctcaaacctgcacccttggtgttagtgcttatattatttatCTCGCACCACacgcttaccttggatccaagtaggtgcatgtcgtacagaccattagagggttccgacatgtcgtacagaccatgagaggtggttccgacttgtaggtgattttagattattatacagctgttgatgagagaagcactagagcgtattcttacatctttcttatcgtacagactactttaggtagttccgatttatgtgcagagtagcgtcgtacaggtcactgtggtgactccggttggattggatattgagctttagaattaaccgtacaggaccaactgtagggtctccggttgattccttatttcacctgttataatgtTGCATTCTTATTCTATTGTTGAcgtttatggcatggcatactttctggtttttgataaaaattggtgatttgagatatatgaagatctatatgcatattatgttattttctgagaaagtatacatgttttacagcgaggggttagaaatgttattaaatgaaatgttttcaaaaagctttgttttactgacccactcaattttgttttgcgccccttcaggTTCTAGTTTGCGGtgtggtggctcacgaggattcccacggcgttctgacagactacataaatgtaggactcaccttcgggtgttgtaatttagttatgttcctacttgactacacctagtacttatgctctgaatatgtgtgtttacACTTAAACTCTCTCTAGCACGTTACTtggttattattgctagtagttggtttttattccttcgtatttctcttatttattgcttccgcgtcgcacttttggttacgtcacgcctacgtgacggccaacacgccttgattctaggatcggggtgtgtcaacttTTTAATCTAGAAAACTAAGCACAAACATAGTTTTTTCTTAATAAATCAATAACATGAACAAAATGgttgttgtttgtttatgttttcttcgtcgaACAGACAGTTGAAAAATAAATCcttaaaatcatgttttaaatttaaaaatggaCCCATCCTATGTTAGGATCTTTTTAAAAGTGGGGCATCAGGTGGTGAATCATAGTTGTCCACCATTTATGGGCACAGAGGAGTATAGCTGAGAATTGCATCCTACACGTGACCACAATCAAGCAAATTCATAACTTACAAAGTATCAAACCTAAGATCTCCCAttacaatttatataatttgaaCTTCATTAGTAAGTTAATTAAAGTTTGATTAAATCGCTAAAAGCTATAAATGTTTTTAGTCCAATGAAATTCAAAAACCAAACATATAGGTAAAAATGTAACTCAAAACATCAAGTGTGGCGCACATAACCCTTTTTTAGGGTAACTTAgacaattaaaacattttagaCAATATGAAAGTAAAAATTGCGCAAGTGGCCATTTATCACAATGATGGAAATGTTTGAGCTCTTGCATAACAATGTGGGTTCAAATCCCATCAATGATTAATCTAATATCTAATCTAATtaacaaatctatcgtttgataaaaaatttaatgaaaTCAATTTCAGCTTTTCCGTTTATAGAGatgcttttttcctttttcgtatttatttttaatttttgttatagataaaattcaataaatctcaaaaggaaaatataaagcagcaaaaaaaattagaaattcgCAAAATATGCCGAAAAACGTGGCACCCAAGTAACGTTCTATTTAAATTCGGCATTTCAGGATCAAAATTCTCCACACGCGCTCGCCTCCGTGACTCAGTCGATCGGCGATTTTCACACAGCTCACAACCATGGCTCCTCCAAGCCTACTCGGTCCTCCAGAGCTCAGCAACCCCACCAAGACCACATCCGAGCCCGAACCCCCCACCGGCGAACCCTTGGTCGACTTGTTGGTCTCGGATTTCAACAACAAATCGATGGAAGATGAGCCCGAGATGGGCCTGACGGAGAACGAATCCGCCACCTACGTCTCCACCGGCAACCCCTGCCTCGATCTCTTCTTCCACGTCGTTCCGGACACCCCCGCCGATTACCTGAACGAGCAACTCGCACAGGCCTGGGACCAGAACGCTCTGACCACGCTCAAGCTTATCTGCAACCTCCGAGGCGTGCGCGGCACCGGGAAGTCCGACAAGGAGAACTTCCACACGGCGGCGTTTTGGCTCCACAAGCACCACCCCAAAACCCTCGCCTGCAATCTCAAAGCGTTTGTGGAATTCGGGTATTTCAAGGACCTCCCGGAGATTCTATACCGGCTTCTGGAAGGCGAGGACGTGCGGAGGAACCAGAGGGAGGTGTGGAAGACCCAAAAATCGTGCGTTGGAAATAAGATTCGGACTTGGGGACCGTTCAAGAAAATCGGAGGAAAATGGGAGAAGAACCCCGTCAAAAAGGTGCTGACGGAAGAGGAAAAGAAGGCGAAGCAAGAGAAGTTGAGGGAGTTGGCAAAATTGGAGAAGGAAAATGCGAGCAGGctgaggaaggagaagaaggtcGCCATGGCCAAGAAGGCGGTGGCCCGGTACGAGCACGATCCGGATTTCAGATTCCTGCACGAGCGCATTTCGGATATTTTCGCCGAGTTTCTGAAGGCCGATATGGAAAGTTTGAAGTCGAATCAGCGCAACAAGATCACCCTGGCGGCGAAGTGGTGCCCTTCGATCGACTCCTCGTTCGATCAGGTCACTCTGATCTGCGAGAGCATCGCGAGGAAGGTTTTCCCGCGCGAATCGTACAAGGAATACGACGGCGTTGAAGAAGCCCATTACGCGTACAAAGTGAG is a window from the Malus domestica chromosome 16, GDT2T_hap1 genome containing:
- the LOC114822138 gene encoding uncharacterized protein, which codes for MAPPSLLGPPELSNPTKTTSEPEPPTGEPLVDLLVSDFNNKSMEDEPEMGLTENESATYVSTGNPCLDLFFHVVPDTPADYLNEQLAQAWDQNALTTLKLICNLRGVRGTGKSDKENFHTAAFWLHKHHPKTLACNLKAFVEFGYFKDLPEILYRLLEGEDVRRNQREVWKTQKSCVGNKIRTWGPFKKIGGKWEKNPVKKVLTEEEKKAKQEKLRELAKLEKENASRLRKEKKVAMAKKAVARYEHDPDFRFLHERISDIFAEFLKADMESLKSNQRNKITLAAKWCPSIDSSFDQVTLICESIARKVFPRESYKEYDGVEEAHYAYKVRDRLRKEVLVPLRKILELPEVYMGANEWGSILYNRVASVAMKNYKKSFLKHDEERFKKYLEDVKTGKAKIAAGALLPHEIIGSLGDGDVGQVADLQWKRMVEDMLKLGKMKNCLAVCDVSGSMEGTPMEVSVALGLLVSELSEDPWKGLVITFSENPQLHLVEGDDLMTKCQFMREMDWGMNTDFQQVFDLLLSVAVKGNLKPENMIKRIFVFSDMEFDQASPNSWETDYDVIQKKFRESGYGDAIPQLVFWNLRDSRSVPVPGNQPGVALLSGFSKNLLKLFLDNDGEVRPDVFMELAISGEEYEKLVVVD